AAACCTCATCTCTGCTTTTTTCCATGCCCGTACGCAGGGAAAGCACCATCTCTCTATATTCAATCGGGGAACCCAAACCGTATATGCAGGAAACGGATGCTACAATGATGACATCTCGTCTCTCTAATAACGCGCTAGTTGCTGAGTGACGCAATTTATCAATCTCATCATTAACGCTTGAATCCTTTTCAATATAAGTATCCGAATGAGGAATGTAGGCTTCCGGTTGATAGTAATCGTAGTAACTAACGAAGTATTCTACCGCGTTATTCGGGAAAAATTCACGAAATTCTGCTGCCAACTGAGCAGCTAAGGTCTTGTTATGCGCCATGACTAGTGTAGGTTTGTTCACCTGAGCTATCATATGAGCAGCAGTAAAGGTTTTACCTGTTCCGGTAGCACCCAGCAGAGTTTGATGGCGTTTACCCGCCTTTATTCCTTCCACTAGCTCTGCAATTGCAATAGGCTGATCACCCGAAGGCGTATACTCCGAAACTAACTCAAAACGATCCACGGTCCCCTCATCCTCCTTTTTATATCCTATCCTTCATTATAGCACAATCATTTAAAATGTAAGCAAAAACTCGAACGTTTGTTTGTCTATTCGATATAAGTGATTTTACCGATAATATAGAAAGATAGCAAGTCTATCTGTCTGATAATTTTTACCCATTTGGGAGGAAAATGAATGCCGACCAACAGCATACAAAAATCGCTGGGAGCAGCGAGAGCAGCAGCCAAAGCGACAGCACAAAACACAACGCCGAAAACAAAGTCTTCCGTACAAGCAGAATATAGCTATGCTAATACAAAAGAATTTTCAACGGGCTTGGATAGCGAATCTTTTATGAAGCTAATGATTGCCCAAATAAAGAATCAAGACCCGATGTCACCGATGGATAACTCTCAATTTATGATGCAAACCGCTATGATGACCATGGTAGAAAAAGTGACGAATATCGAGCTTCTTATGAAGGAGTCAAATAGCAGTCTGTTAAACGTAAAAGAGTACGAGGAAATCATCGGTAAAAAAGCTACTTATGAAGTGGCTCGTAAGGATGACTCCGGTCAAATTTATGTAACAACAGCTTCTGGTACCGTTGACGGAGTAAAAATGGTTGATGGCAGAATCTGGTTTATCGTAGGTAAAGATATTATCTCCCAACAGCAAATCCATGGCCTAGAATCTCTTACGTCTCAAACTGGTGTTGACCAAACGCTAAAATACGCCAATATGATTGGTTATAAAGTAACGTATACAGAACAAGGAACAGGCGAGGACGGCAAACCAACCTCAACTGAGTCAACTGGTATCATTCAGGCAGTCAGCATGAAAAATGGTTTGGTAGAATTTGTTCTAGCTGACGGTAAAAAGATTAAATCTACAGATATCGTTGGACTTGAGGTAGTAAAGCCTGAAGAAGAGGAAGAAGCTCCTACTGAGCCGGACGGTTCTGAAGGTACTGACGAAAGCGGCGGTACCGGTGGTTCTGAAGGCACGGGCGAGAGCGGCGGCACCGATGGTTCTGAGGGTGCTGGTGAAAGTGAAAATCCCGACTCCCAGAAACCTGATGAATCAGGAAAACCTGGAGATTCCCAAACGCCTGATGACAAGGAAAAGTCTGAGGGTAACACAGATAAACCCTCTGCGTAAATGATAAGAAGAACAGTCCAAAACTGTTCTTCTCAAACGAAAAAGATGACCTCATACAAGCTTGAGGTCATCTTTTTGTTGTTTCCATGCTTTTTCCACGGGTAACGCAGGGTTTTCCCTGCTACATGCCCAGCTCGTGCTCGTCTTTCGGTTTATGCTTCCTTACTCCAAGGAAACCAATTTCTTGCATAGACACAAAATGCGTTGTCCGTTCGTCTGGTACCACAATAATACCAAGCTGATGATGCTGTCCCGCATAGATCGCACTCTGCGTAAATTTTATTTCATGATCCAGTGTCAAAACTTCCATTTTACAGAAAGCTGGGTTAGCTTGTAACGCCGGATATAAATCTCCCTTTACCGAGATCGGGTATCCATTTACCTTAACAATTACCTCGCCGCTCCTAATCCCCATTACATCGGCTGGCGTCCCTGGGAGTACAGCCAGCACTTTCAGGCCTTTACCAGTAGGAACGTAGTAGGGAGGCAATCTCTCCTCTTGGCGTGCGCTTAGCCACCCCAACCATTCGTGCCCAAAAAAGGCAAAGAGGGCAGCTACATACACAAGAGAAGGAACAATGACTGCTACATAGCTTATTCCAAGCAAAATGAATGAATACAGAAATAAATGCTTGGATAAAGAGCTCGCTTTTTCCTGTGGTGTTTTTGTTTTCGTAATAGCAGAAAAACCCGTAATTGCTGGTAAAAGCAACATCCCAAGCGTAGCCATCGACCAATCCGGAGAAAACAACGGCCATCCCTGAAATAGTGCAGGTACCTGCAATGCCCCTTCTGTAACAGGGGTTAGTACAATGACAGGTGTTAACCAAAAGGAATGAAGCTGGTAAGCACCTACAACTCTTCCGCGTTTTCCTTCTACAAATAACGGAGATGCATGTCTGTCTCCATGACTTCTAATAAACCATGCTTCTACAATATGTAATAGAGCGACTAAAGCTAGTAGCGGTGCTGGATTAGCATGAGCAAACCACCCCCATACTTTAGCGATGCCAGATACCTCTTCGGCTATGGGAAATAGTTTGGCAAGCCCATGTAAGCCGGTAAAAATAGCCGTTCCATAGGCCAAACATAGAAAGCGAAATCTTACAAAGGCAAGTAATAAAGCAATCGCCCAAGCAATCCACATGTCAGATACCTGAATAAAGATACCTAATAACCCAGCTACAAGGCTAACGAACAAACCGCCCACTATCCCCAGACCAACAGAACGCAGTGTTTGTGCTAATGGCGAATGGATTCGTACAGAAAACAATTGACGCTCCCATAGCATTTGTTTGCGATAATGCAGGTAAATCAGTATGAGAAACGCATATAGGAGCGGATTTAACAGAAAATGTACCAATGCGTACAAATAATTGCTTATCAGGTTCCAGAGCACACTCAATTTTCTCTCCCCCTCTAAAAATATAAAAGAGCTTGGCATCTGCCAAACCTCTAGTGCCGGCAAAACTTATTGCACTTTTACTATCAGGTCCAAGCCATTATCCTTATACAAAAAAGAACCACGACCGTTTTGTTCGTGGTTCTTACTTTCTACAGAATAGAAAGGTTTCCCTGCTTTTTTTCTTTGGATTATTTTGCCTTTGACTGCGCAGTGATCTCCAATGCACGTTGCAATTGGCGATCGTTGTTCGGATCTCTCATTACTTTAATTAAAGCATTTTGCATCGCTAGACCCGTTTTTTGATCTACTTTTCCCGTCACTTCAAGCTTGTGAGCCTGTTGGAATTTTTTCACTGCGGCTTCAGTAGAAGCATCATAATAGCCATCCAAACGATCTGGCTTCAATTGCAGACCTTCAAGAATTAATTGGAGGTTCTTTACTTCTATCCCATTCATATCGCGTGATAATACTTTATCATGCGGAAGCTGTGTTGCCTTAAAATAATCTGGCTGAGTGACAACCTCATCAGGCTGGATTCCTTTTTTATGAATCCATTCTCCTTTAGGTGTTAACCATTTAGCAATTGTTAGCTTTAATTGGCTTTTATCCTTCATTTCCATCGTGTTCTGAACGGTACCCTTACCAAACGTTTTTTCGCCAACCAATTTTGCACCTGCACTCTCGGACAGGGCACCTGCTAAAATTTCGGAGGCACTAGCAGATCCTCCATCAATTAAAACAGTGATGGGATACGGTTTTCCCTTATCCGCTTTGGAATAAAACGTCTCTACCTGTTCATTATTATTTCCATAGGAGATTTCAACAATTTTAGCCTTGTTAGGGATCAAAACCTCGCTGATACTAGTCGTTGCTTTTAGATAGCCGCCTGGGTTACCACGAACATCAATGATTAATCCTTGAATGCCTTTTTTCTCTAGTTCGGCTAATTCTCTATTAAAATCGTCAGCCGTAGCACTAGCGAAGGAGGTCATTTCTAATTTCCCGATTTTCTTACCGTTACTCTCTAGGATGGAGCTATGGACGGTCTCAATTGGAATATCATCTCGAACAATCACAACAGTAATCGGTTCGGGATTTCCCGTACGCAAAATTTTCAGAGTAGCCTTCGTTCCTTTAGGACCACGAATTTTCCCTACCGCTTTATGCAAATCTAAGCCTTCCAAAGATTCACCATTAACGCTAAGCACCTGATCGTTTGGACGAAGCCCCGCTTTTTCCGCCGGGGAGGTTTTTATCGGTGATACGATGGTAAGCTTACCATTCTTCATTGTTACTTCTGCCCCAATTCCTTCAAATGAAGAATTAAGAGATGCATTAAATTCCGCTGCTGCCTCAGGATCCATATAGTCTGAATACGGATCATCCAACGCAGAGATCATGCCGTTGATGGCTCCCTCCATGAGCTTGTCATCAGCTACCTCATGCACGTAACGCGATTTGATTATTTTATATACTTCCTGTAGCTTAGCAAAGTCTTTGGGCGAACCTTGTCCACCACCAAGAGAGAAAAGACCGTTGCTCCCGCCAGCCACTACCGCATTTGTTGCAGAGCTTAACGGAACTGTTTTCACAGCAATCACAGTTAGGAGACTGCTGGTCAACATACCGGCTAGCACAAGGGCAAGCACCTTGCGTCCGTTCCATTTCATACTATACACCATCCTTTTTGTCTGCCATGGAAAAGCTATGCAACTAGTGTATGCAAAGTGGAGCTACAATATTTGTGACAATCCTAGCGGATGTATGGTGCGGGATCAACCGGTCGATTGTTTTTATACACGGTGAAATGCAGATGGTTCCCAGTTGAGCGTCCAGTGGAACCTACCTCTGCAATCTTTTCACCACGTTTTACAGCTTGTCCAACACGAACCTTAATCCCACCTTCACGAATATGCCCGTATAACGTACTGATTTCATTATTGTGCTGTATAACAACTGCATTACCATATCCCCGCATCGTTGAAGCAAAAATAACGATACCATCCTCGGCTGCTTTGATCGTTGTTCCCTTTGGTGCTGCCATGTCTAGTCCATCGTGTCCTGCGGCTTTGCCTGTGAATGGATCGGCCCGATAACCAAATGAGGAAGTAAGAACGAACGAGTCAAGCGGAACTCCCAATTTTCCACCTTTGTAATTACTTACACTGCTTAAATTGCGCTTTTCCAATAGCTTAGCAGATTCTGCTTGAATCATTGCTCTCATGGCTTCTTGTGCCTCTGCTTCGATTTCTATGAGATTGTTTTCTTTCTTCTTAAGCTCGGCTTTTATAACGACACTGCGATTATATTGTCGATCGAGCTCTTCTTTTAAATCTTCACTTTTTGAGAACATTGTTTTATAGGAAGTAAGTAAATTATCCACGTCTTTCTTCCGTTTTTCAATGGTTTGTTTATCCTTTTTGTTCTCCTCCAAAATCCGATTATCCTGTTCCACGATCAGCTTCATGCCGTGCATGCGTGTCAACAAATCGCCAAAATCAGAGGAGCCCATCAGCACATCCAGATAGGATACCTTACCTCGTTTATACATTGCTTTGACTCGTGTTTTTAATAGCTCATCACGCTTAGCCACTCGATCTACAGCGGAATCTAAATCTTCCTGTGCAACCACAGCCTTTTTAGCTGTCAGGTGAATGTCTTTATCCAGCTTGTCCAGCTTCTGCTGTGTTTCTTCTCGCTTTAGATCGATGGCAAATAGTTCATGATCTAAATTTTTCTGCTCATTTCTCACTGTATTAATTTGATTCTTAATATTACTTACCTGTTGCTGTTGCTTCTTTTTCTGCGACCGAATTTGTTCTAGCTCTCGATTAATCGTTTGTAGAGATTTCTTGCTGGCATACCCCGCAGGAGCAGGCGCTAGTCCCCATGCCAGCATACTGGTCGCTAAAACAGAAAGAATGAGGTTATTCTTTTTCATTTTCACGTGCCCTCCCATAGCCTTATTCTATCAATTGCTCTATCATCTACACCTTCAAGAATTTGCGAACGGAAAGCATACTTCCCCAAATACCAATAAAAGCACCAATCCCTACCAATAACAGTCCTACCTGATAGGCAAACGGATTCATTGGCAATAACGGAAGCATAGAGCTGTACATACTAGCGTGTATTTGTTCCAATAAATAGTAGTAACCTCCTGCAAGGATGGTAATAGGAATAATCGCTCCCAATACACCCATAAACAGACCTTCAATAAAGAAAGGCCAACGAATAAACCAGTTGGTTGCTCCTACTAGCTTCATAATTTCAATTTCACGACGGCGTGCAACAATGGTTAGTTTAATGGTATTAGCAATAAGGAACATCGCCGTAAAAGCTAATCCAATAATGAAGAAAATGCCTACATTACGCAAAATATTGGTCGCAGTAAACAAATTGTTTACCGTTTCCGCTCCGTAGTCGACATCTTCAATATGTTCCATCTCTTTGACCTGCTTAGCGACAAAATCTACATCTTTTGGTTCTTTGGTTTTCACCACCAATGCATCTGGTAGTGGATTTTCCTTCTCCAAGCCATCCAAAAGCTTCCCATTTTCACCTAGCTGCTCCCGCAAATCCTTTAACCCTTGGGCTTTCGGAACAAAGGTAACGGTCTCTACAGCTGGCAATGCCTTCACTTGTTTTTGTAAGCTCTCCGCTACCGCCTTATCTGAGGTAACATCCATAAAAACACGTATTTCAACCTGATTTTCCACCAATTTTGCCATGTGATTAACGTTTAGTGCGAGTAGTAAAAATACACCTAAGATCAATAAGGTAATGGTTACGGCACTAACTGAAGCGAAAGTCATCCAGCCATTCCGTCCCAGATTTTTTACACCTTCCCGCACATGGCGTCCGTATGTACTAATCTTCATAACCGTATTCCCCTCTCTGTTCATCGCGGGCAATTTCACCAGCTTCAATCGCGATGACACGACGGCGAATCGTATTAACAATCTCACGGTTATGTGTTGCCATCACAACGGTCGTTCCACGCTGATTGATCTCTTCAAACAAGCGCATAATATCCCAAGAAGTTTCGGGATCAAGGTTACCCGTAGGCTCGTCCGCAATAATGATACTTGGATTGTTAACGATAGCCCGCGCCAAAGCGACTCGTTGTTGCTCCCCACCCGATAATTCTCCTGGCAGCATTTTTGCTTTATGCTTTAATTTAACAAGATTAAGCACATCTAAAACACGAGGCTTGATGATCTTCTTATTCGCCTCAATAACTTCCATTGCAAATGCAACATTTTCAAATACCGTTAAAGTTGGCAATAGTTTAAAATCCTGAAAAACAACTCCGATACTGCGGCGTACATTTGGTATTTGTTTTTCTTTAATGCGACTGACATTAAATCCGTTTAAAAAGATTTGTCCCTTGGTTGGTCTTTCTTCCCGATACATTAATTTAATAAAGGTTGATTTACCAGCACCACTTGGACCTACAACATAAACAAATTCACCCTTATCAATTTTTACATTAATCCCCTTTAGCGCATTGGTGCCATTGGGATATGTTTTCCAGACATCATACATCTCGATCAAAAAAATCACACCCTATTATCGCTTATGTTCTTGAGGCATCAGAAAAAGACAAAAAATACTATCATCTGATCACTTTTTCTATTATACCACTGAGTTTCTGTGTTGTTATCCCCTAATTATCGCATTTCTTGTCGGTAAAATGGAAAAAAACAACAAAAAATTGTGATCTTATACCCACTTTTTTATATTGACAACTATTTTCTTACTATTTTTTACATAAGTTCTTATTTAAAGAAATCCAGTATCTAGCGTATTATTGCACGAGCTGATCTGCGTGCAATTCCCCACTCATAGATTTTTTTGTAACTAGAGCGTTCACAGCAAAAAGGATCAGCTTTCGATTAGCTGATCCTACGAACGTTTGCAAGTTTGCCCTCTATTTTTATCTATACCACAGGCGACTTAATATCTACCAGCGCCTCCACCATAACCTTCTGACTATGTGTTGCTACCCAAGTCCTGTTTTCTTTACCTTTCTCCTGATAAAATTGAATCTGCTGTTCAACCTGTTGTTTAGCCGTTCCCCCTAACACATTCCGTGCATTCACTACCGTATCAATATCTAGCGCTTGGTAGACATCTCGGTCGATGAGTGGGGAAAACGCACGGAACTCCTCTAAGGAAAGGTCAAGCAAATATTTGTGCCGTTCCAAGCAATAGAGAACCGCATTTCCTACGATTTCATGCGCCTTCCTAAACGGAATTTGTTTTGTGACTAGATAATCTGCCAGGTCTGTTGCATTAGAGAAATCCTGGGTGACCGCTTTTCGCATCTGCTCTGTTTTCACCTGCATAGTAGAAATCATCGGCGTTAACAAAGCCAATGCTCCATGCAACGTCTCCACAGTATCGAACATGCCCTCTTTATCCTCTTGCATGTCTTTGTTATAGGCCAGCGGCAAGCCTTTTAGCACCGTTAGCATTCCGATTAAATTTCCATAAACACGACCTGTCTTACCACGCACAAGCTCTGCTACATCCGGATTCTTTTTCTGTGGCATGATGCTTGAACCAGTGCAAAATGCATCGTCTAATTCAATGAAGGAAAATTCCTGACTACTCCAGATCACTAGCTCTTCGCACAAGCGAGAGAGATGGGTCATTAATAAGGAAGCATGAGATAAAAACTCAACAATAAAATCTCGATCACTTACCGCATCCATGCTATTTTGATAGATCCCATCAAATTGAAGCATAGAGGCAACGAACTGCCGATCTATCGGAAACGTAGTCCCAGCAAGTGCCCCCGCTCCCAAAGGCAAGATATTTACCCTTTTAAACGAATCCTGCATCCGTTCCAAATCACGTTGCAGCATAGATACATAGGCCATCAAATGATAGCCAAAAAGCACTGGCTGGGCCCTTTGTAAATGCGTATACCCGGGCATAACCGTTTCCAAATGATTCTGGGCTTGCTCCAATAAAGCCTGCTGCAGGTACATGGTTAATTCGATAATTTCCATCAGTTTTTCACGCAGATATAAATGCATATCTAGCGCTACCTGATCATTTCTGCTTCTGCCTGTGTGAAGTTTACCGCCCAAAGGTCCTATTTCTTCAATTAATAGCTTCTCAATGTTCATATGAATATCTTCATGAGCGACTTCAAATTGAACCTGCTTGCTTTCAATTTTTTCTTTGACCTTTTTCAAACCAGCAATGATTTGACGCACCTCATCCATCGAGAGAATGCCACATTTTCCGAGCATTGCGACATGCGCCGAGCTACCCACAATATCCTGACGCCACAATCTTTGGTCAAACGAAATAGAGGCTGTATATTCATCTACGAGTTGATTGGTTGGTTTAGTAAAACGTCCTCCCCAAAGTTTCATG
The nucleotide sequence above comes from Brevibacillus laterosporus LMG 15441. Encoded proteins:
- a CDS encoding flagellar hook assembly protein FlgD, encoding MPTNSIQKSLGAARAAAKATAQNTTPKTKSSVQAEYSYANTKEFSTGLDSESFMKLMIAQIKNQDPMSPMDNSQFMMQTAMMTMVEKVTNIELLMKESNSSLLNVKEYEEIIGKKATYEVARKDDSGQIYVTTASGTVDGVKMVDGRIWFIVGKDIISQQQIHGLESLTSQTGVDQTLKYANMIGYKVTYTEQGTGEDGKPTSTESTGIIQAVSMKNGLVEFVLADGKKIKSTDIVGLEVVKPEEEEEAPTEPDGSEGTDESGGTGGSEGTGESGGTDGSEGAGESENPDSQKPDESGKPGDSQTPDDKEKSEGNTDKPSA
- a CDS encoding PDZ domain-containing protein gives rise to the protein MSVLWNLISNYLYALVHFLLNPLLYAFLILIYLHYRKQMLWERQLFSVRIHSPLAQTLRSVGLGIVGGLFVSLVAGLLGIFIQVSDMWIAWAIALLLAFVRFRFLCLAYGTAIFTGLHGLAKLFPIAEEVSGIAKVWGWFAHANPAPLLALVALLHIVEAWFIRSHGDRHASPLFVEGKRGRVVGAYQLHSFWLTPVIVLTPVTEGALQVPALFQGWPLFSPDWSMATLGMLLLPAITGFSAITKTKTPQEKASSLSKHLFLYSFILLGISYVAVIVPSLVYVAALFAFFGHEWLGWLSARQEERLPPYYVPTGKGLKVLAVLPGTPADVMGIRSGEVIVKVNGYPISVKGDLYPALQANPAFCKMEVLTLDHEIKFTQSAIYAGQHHQLGIIVVPDERTTHFVSMQEIGFLGVRKHKPKDEHELGM
- a CDS encoding S41 family peptidase → MKWNGRKVLALVLAGMLTSSLLTVIAVKTVPLSSATNAVVAGGSNGLFSLGGGQGSPKDFAKLQEVYKIIKSRYVHEVADDKLMEGAINGMISALDDPYSDYMDPEAAAEFNASLNSSFEGIGAEVTMKNGKLTIVSPIKTSPAEKAGLRPNDQVLSVNGESLEGLDLHKAVGKIRGPKGTKATLKILRTGNPEPITVVIVRDDIPIETVHSSILESNGKKIGKLEMTSFASATADDFNRELAELEKKGIQGLIIDVRGNPGGYLKATTSISEVLIPNKAKIVEISYGNNNEQVETFYSKADKGKPYPITVLIDGGSASASEILAGALSESAGAKLVGEKTFGKGTVQNTMEMKDKSQLKLTIAKWLTPKGEWIHKKGIQPDEVVTQPDYFKATQLPHDKVLSRDMNGIEVKNLQLILEGLQLKPDRLDGYYDASTEAAVKKFQQAHKLEVTGKVDQKTGLAMQNALIKVMRDPNNDRQLQRALEITAQSKAK
- a CDS encoding murein hydrolase activator EnvC family protein encodes the protein MKKNNLILSVLATSMLAWGLAPAPAGYASKKSLQTINRELEQIRSQKKKQQQQVSNIKNQINTVRNEQKNLDHELFAIDLKREETQQKLDKLDKDIHLTAKKAVVAQEDLDSAVDRVAKRDELLKTRVKAMYKRGKVSYLDVLMGSSDFGDLLTRMHGMKLIVEQDNRILEENKKDKQTIEKRKKDVDNLLTSYKTMFSKSEDLKEELDRQYNRSVVIKAELKKKENNLIEIEAEAQEAMRAMIQAESAKLLEKRNLSSVSNYKGGKLGVPLDSFVLTSSFGYRADPFTGKAAGHDGLDMAAPKGTTIKAAEDGIVIFASTMRGYGNAVVIQHNNEISTLYGHIREGGIKVRVGQAVKRGEKIAEVGSTGRSTGNHLHFTVYKNNRPVDPAPYIR
- the ftsX gene encoding permease-like cell division protein FtsX, with amino-acid sequence MKISTYGRHVREGVKNLGRNGWMTFASVSAVTITLLILGVFLLLALNVNHMAKLVENQVEIRVFMDVTSDKAVAESLQKQVKALPAVETVTFVPKAQGLKDLREQLGENGKLLDGLEKENPLPDALVVKTKEPKDVDFVAKQVKEMEHIEDVDYGAETVNNLFTATNILRNVGIFFIIGLAFTAMFLIANTIKLTIVARRREIEIMKLVGATNWFIRWPFFIEGLFMGVLGAIIPITILAGGYYYLLEQIHASMYSSMLPLLPMNPFAYQVGLLLVGIGAFIGIWGSMLSVRKFLKV
- the ftsE gene encoding cell division ATP-binding protein FtsE, producing MIEMYDVWKTYPNGTNALKGINVKIDKGEFVYVVGPSGAGKSTFIKLMYREERPTKGQIFLNGFNVSRIKEKQIPNVRRSIGVVFQDFKLLPTLTVFENVAFAMEVIEANKKIIKPRVLDVLNLVKLKHKAKMLPGELSGGEQQRVALARAIVNNPSIIIADEPTGNLDPETSWDIMRLFEEINQRGTTVVMATHNREIVNTIRRRVIAIEAGEIARDEQRGEYGYED
- the argH gene encoding argininosuccinate lyase encodes the protein MKLWGGRFTKPTNQLVDEYTASISFDQRLWRQDIVGSSAHVAMLGKCGILSMDEVRQIIAGLKKVKEKIESKQVQFEVAHEDIHMNIEKLLIEEIGPLGGKLHTGRSRNDQVALDMHLYLREKLMEIIELTMYLQQALLEQAQNHLETVMPGYTHLQRAQPVLFGYHLMAYVSMLQRDLERMQDSFKRVNILPLGAGALAGTTFPIDRQFVASMLQFDGIYQNSMDAVSDRDFIVEFLSHASLLMTHLSRLCEELVIWSSQEFSFIELDDAFCTGSSIMPQKKNPDVAELVRGKTGRVYGNLIGMLTVLKGLPLAYNKDMQEDKEGMFDTVETLHGALALLTPMISTMQVKTEQMRKAVTQDFSNATDLADYLVTKQIPFRKAHEIVGNAVLYCLERHKYLLDLSLEEFRAFSPLIDRDVYQALDIDTVVNARNVLGGTAKQQVEQQIQFYQEKGKENRTWVATHSQKVMVEALVDIKSPVV